The Paenibacillus sp. RUD330 genome has a segment encoding these proteins:
- a CDS encoding FtsX-like permease family protein, with amino-acid sequence MKLFKKLLRDIRQSVGQFLAFVSVIAIGAFFYTGLVTLSDNLSAYSNDYFHAHNLSDLNVYYDRISKQDTSELGKIEGISKVEGRYTFEAAQSFDDTKATLKIHSIPAGSRINTPAMIEGGIPARNDEILLDSHYAKEHQYRVGDQIKLNVNGGDVVAFTISGLGENVEYAKKNETQDHKSNGFAYVAEAAVPRIAGGLYYNEVLVDAEEGYDIERLGRNIEARSQKLSYISQIRKERTFSYSQLQQTVYNNKVMSKVIPLVLFIIEAVILFLTMSRIIDSQRNQVGIMKALGVKSSSIMLHYMGFPVLVGIIGSVLGCVFAAIIFIPMIEASNARSYSLPNIAFSLSFFSAVAPILFSSAFGMLACYLSGMGILREHAAQAMRPKPPKKMRELFLERFPGIWRRISYSNKLILRNIFLNKQKAIASSVGVVVSTVLLITAFGTQTSLQRVAGQIEEVNAYDLKVEYTSGEELEKAELPGRIESSYYLSSLPIDFVKGDDQENAMLTVTEKDNALIRFFDENDKPMTLVDSGVLVPRSYADHYKIAIGDTIRIRFTDPSFANKTVDMKVAQISSQYSNPSFFCSIAYLNSFGIDYSPTSVVVKASSAADLANIRQFFEQDKRAATIYDKDDLRKSAQFILKQNSFIFIMFIISAVILSFGAIYTISSINIYERIRELATLKVLGYQKRKINRLIFFENLILTTFAVIIALPASGYLYSIVIGALSSTHQQIPDRLNLVVMLVSVMLAYLLTTLSNLLLRRKVSRIHMIESLKSIE; translated from the coding sequence ATGAAATTATTCAAAAAGCTGTTAAGGGATATCAGGCAATCGGTCGGCCAATTCCTTGCCTTCGTGTCGGTTATCGCCATAGGCGCTTTTTTCTACACGGGACTGGTTACGTTGAGCGACAACCTCAGCGCCTACTCGAACGATTACTTTCATGCGCACAATCTGAGCGACTTGAACGTCTACTACGACCGGATTTCCAAGCAGGATACGTCGGAGTTGGGCAAGATCGAAGGGATCAGCAAGGTAGAAGGGCGGTACACCTTCGAGGCGGCTCAATCTTTTGACGATACGAAAGCGACCTTGAAAATCCATTCGATCCCCGCCGGCAGCCGGATCAACACGCCTGCGATGATCGAGGGCGGCATCCCGGCCCGCAACGATGAGATCTTGCTGGATTCCCATTACGCCAAGGAGCATCAGTACAGAGTCGGGGATCAAATCAAGTTGAACGTCAATGGCGGGGATGTGGTGGCGTTCACTATCAGCGGCTTGGGCGAGAATGTGGAATATGCCAAAAAGAACGAAACCCAGGATCATAAATCAAATGGATTCGCCTATGTGGCTGAAGCTGCAGTTCCTCGAATCGCCGGCGGCCTATACTACAATGAGGTTCTGGTCGATGCGGAAGAAGGGTACGATATCGAACGGCTGGGCCGGAACATTGAAGCGCGATCCCAAAAGCTCTCCTACATAAGCCAAATAAGAAAAGAGCGGACATTCAGCTATTCGCAGCTCCAACAGACGGTCTACAACAATAAAGTGATGAGCAAGGTCATTCCGCTCGTTCTCTTTATCATCGAAGCGGTCATTCTCTTCCTCACGATGTCTCGGATCATCGATTCGCAAAGGAACCAAGTCGGTATTATGAAGGCTTTAGGGGTAAAGAGCAGCAGCATCATGCTTCATTATATGGGGTTTCCGGTGCTCGTCGGGATCATAGGCTCCGTTCTTGGCTGCGTCTTCGCGGCGATCATATTCATCCCAATGATCGAGGCCTCGAATGCCAGATCCTACTCGCTGCCGAACATTGCCTTCTCCCTTTCGTTCTTCTCGGCCGTTGCGCCTATCCTGTTCTCGAGCGCATTCGGCATGCTTGCTTGTTACTTGAGCGGCATGGGTATTCTGCGAGAACACGCGGCGCAGGCGATGAGGCCTAAACCGCCGAAGAAGATGAGGGAGCTGTTCCTTGAACGGTTTCCTGGAATCTGGAGACGCATTTCCTACAGCAATAAGCTGATTTTGAGAAACATCTTCCTTAATAAGCAAAAGGCGATAGCGAGCTCCGTCGGAGTTGTGGTGAGCACGGTGCTGCTCATTACGGCTTTCGGAACCCAAACATCCTTGCAGAGGGTGGCTGGCCAGATCGAAGAGGTGAATGCCTATGATCTGAAGGTCGAATACACGAGCGGGGAAGAGCTGGAGAAGGCGGAGCTGCCCGGCAGGATCGAAAGCAGCTATTACCTGTCGTCCTTGCCGATCGATTTCGTCAAAGGCGACGATCAAGAGAACGCCATGCTGACCGTCACGGAGAAGGACAACGCCCTTATTCGATTCTTTGACGAGAACGACAAGCCGATGACGCTTGTGGACAGCGGCGTGCTGGTGCCCAGATCGTATGCGGATCACTATAAGATCGCGATAGGGGATACGATCCGAATTCGATTCACCGATCCGTCGTTCGCGAATAAGACGGTCGATATGAAGGTCGCCCAAATATCCAGTCAGTATTCGAACCCGTCGTTCTTTTGCTCGATAGCGTACCTCAACAGCTTCGGCATCGATTACAGCCCGACTTCTGTTGTCGTGAAAGCCAGCAGCGCCGCAGACCTTGCCAACATCCGACAGTTCTTCGAGCAAGACAAACGGGCAGCTACGATCTACGACAAGGATGATCTGAGAAAATCCGCTCAATTCATTCTGAAGCAAAACAGCTTCATCTTCATCATGTTCATCATCAGTGCCGTCATTCTTTCGTTTGGCGCCATCTACACGATATCCTCCATCAACATATACGAAAGGATTCGCGAGCTGGCTACGCTTAAGGTACTGGGATATCAAAAAAGGAAAATAAATCGGCTTATCTTTTTTGAGAACCTGATCCTCACCACCTTTGCGGTCATTATAGCGCTTCCGGCCAGCGGCTATTTGTATTCCATTGTCATCGGGGCGCTGTCGAGCACCCATCAGCAAATTCCGGATCGGCTTAATCTGGTTGTCATGCTGGTATCCGTCATGCTGGCCTATCTGCTCACCACTCTCTCCAACTTGCTGCTTCGGAGAAAGGTATCCCGGATCCATATGATCGAATCGTTGAAAAGCATCGAATAG
- the hisC gene encoding histidinol-phosphate transaminase — MCAYPLRKELQGIPAFLPAKPASEANGQGRLPEIRLAANENTLGFSPLAAAAIQNSVSRLYLYPDSQASGLRSKLAAKLGTQPDQLVFGNGSFELLSLAAYTFLAPGEEALLPSPSFGWYRVATLAAGGLPVTVPLRNHAIDLEEVERRITPSTGLIWLCNPNNPTGSYFTAKELQRFLDRVPPHVFVVLDEAYREYAERGDEPDTSLLTGRYPNIAVLRTFSKAYGLAGLRIGYAIAAADAAAALNRLRVPPNLGILAEAAAAASLDDEPFLQAVLDNNRSEKQRYYEAFELLGLPCLPSETNFVMVNLGRDSGPVFDRLLQEGILVRPGRDFEMPTWLRITIGRPEENQAVLEKLEKALQASFH, encoded by the coding sequence ATGTGCGCTTACCCTTTGAGAAAAGAACTGCAAGGCATTCCAGCCTTTTTGCCGGCCAAGCCCGCTTCCGAAGCCAACGGTCAAGGAAGGCTTCCCGAAATTCGGCTGGCCGCCAACGAAAATACGCTCGGCTTCTCCCCGCTGGCAGCCGCCGCCATTCAAAATTCCGTATCCCGCCTTTACCTGTATCCGGACAGCCAGGCCTCCGGCCTGAGAAGCAAGCTGGCCGCGAAGCTGGGGACTCAGCCGGATCAGCTCGTCTTCGGCAACGGCTCCTTCGAGCTGTTGTCGCTCGCCGCCTATACGTTCCTCGCGCCCGGTGAAGAAGCTCTCCTTCCGTCCCCGTCCTTCGGCTGGTACCGGGTCGCGACGCTGGCGGCCGGCGGCTTGCCCGTCACGGTCCCGCTGCGGAATCATGCCATCGATCTCGAAGAGGTCGAGCGGAGAATCACCCCTTCCACCGGCCTCATCTGGCTGTGCAATCCCAACAACCCTACCGGCTCGTACTTCACAGCCAAGGAGCTGCAGCGATTCCTGGACCGCGTGCCTCCGCATGTGTTCGTCGTGCTGGACGAAGCCTACCGGGAATACGCGGAGCGTGGCGATGAGCCGGACACCTCCCTCCTGACCGGACGTTATCCGAACATAGCCGTGCTCAGGACATTCTCCAAAGCCTACGGACTGGCCGGCCTGCGCATCGGCTACGCCATAGCTGCGGCAGATGCCGCGGCGGCGCTGAACCGGCTGCGGGTGCCGCCCAATCTGGGCATCCTGGCCGAAGCCGCGGCGGCGGCAAGCCTCGATGACGAACCCTTCCTGCAGGCGGTGCTGGACAACAACCGCAGCGAAAAACAGCGTTATTATGAGGCTTTCGAGCTTCTCGGCCTGCCTTGCCTGCCCAGCGAGACCAACTTCGTCATGGTGAATCTCGGCCGCGACAGCGGTCCCGTATTCGACCGGCTGCTGCAGGAGGGCATTCTCGTGCGTCCGGGACGAGACTTCGAGATGCCGACCTGGCTGCGGATCACGATCGGCCGGCCGGAGGAGAACCAGGCGGTGCTGGAGAAGCTGGAGAAGGCGCTTCAGGCTTCATTCCATTAA
- a CDS encoding LLM class flavin-dependent oxidoreductase: MKFAWFSLVMNLPHALTGEQLTPKQKFDQIIRQAELAETLGFEAYGVGERHGAPFLSSSPAVLLTAIAGRTRAIRLLTTVSVLSVLDPVRVAEDYATVDQLSGGRLELIIGKGNDPRHYPLFGVPPEEQWESLAERYSLLKRLWSEEDVVWTGKYRPPLDGVTTQPRPFGGSIPIWHGSASSPLSTELAAQAGEPIFSSNSFHHLQKYKDLIDHYRERLAHYGHPPEKAVVGAGAGSIYLAATKEEAIRRYKPYYELFSGTDSARHNQSPFTDLEDNIRNGPILVGSPDSVIEKILKYREAFGNQVLGLSVDGLSAGEQREQLQWFAAEVAPILRREAPSAVWDTRPASSAAGPLSIC, translated from the coding sequence ATGAAATTCGCATGGTTCAGCCTGGTCATGAATCTTCCCCACGCCCTTACCGGGGAGCAGCTGACGCCCAAGCAGAAGTTCGATCAAATCATCCGCCAGGCGGAGCTTGCCGAGACGCTCGGCTTTGAAGCCTACGGTGTCGGCGAGAGGCATGGCGCTCCGTTTCTCAGCTCCTCCCCCGCCGTGCTGCTGACAGCCATCGCCGGCCGCACCCGCGCGATCCGGCTGCTGACGACCGTATCCGTGCTCAGCGTGCTGGATCCCGTGCGCGTCGCCGAAGATTACGCCACGGTCGACCAGCTCAGCGGCGGCAGGCTGGAGCTGATCATCGGCAAAGGCAACGATCCCCGCCACTATCCTCTGTTCGGCGTTCCGCCGGAGGAGCAGTGGGAGTCGCTGGCGGAGCGCTATTCGCTGCTGAAGAGGCTTTGGAGCGAGGAGGACGTCGTCTGGACGGGCAAGTACCGCCCCCCTCTCGACGGAGTGACGACACAGCCCCGGCCGTTCGGCGGATCGATTCCGATCTGGCATGGAAGCGCATCGAGCCCGCTCTCGACGGAGCTGGCCGCGCAAGCCGGCGAGCCGATCTTTTCGTCGAATTCCTTTCACCACCTGCAGAAGTACAAGGATCTCATCGACCATTACCGGGAACGGCTCGCCCATTACGGCCATCCTCCGGAGAAGGCTGTCGTCGGCGCCGGTGCGGGCAGCATCTACCTCGCCGCTACCAAGGAAGAGGCCATCCGGCGCTACAAGCCGTATTACGAGCTCTTCAGCGGAACCGATTCAGCCAGGCACAACCAGTCTCCCTTCACCGACCTGGAGGACAATATCCGCAACGGCCCGATTCTGGTCGGCAGCCCGGACAGCGTCATCGAGAAAATCCTGAAGTATCGCGAGGCGTTCGGCAACCAGGTGCTCGGCCTCAGCGTCGACGGCTTGTCGGCCGGCGAGCAGCGCGAGCAGCTGCAGTGGTTCGCCGCCGAAGTGGCCCCCATACTCCGGAGGGAGGCTCCTTCCGCCGTGTGGGACACCCGCCCGGCCTCGTCCGCTGCAGGCCCGCTGTCCATCTGCTGA
- a CDS encoding GNAT family N-acetyltransferase: MPTLTAAAESIYSPDAERLISELSAELAALYQVEDGSAGFKPADLDHPKAALVVARIGGIPAGCGALRPLDEHSVEVKRVYTRPEYRRQGVALAIMDELERLAAEFGYRSIKLQTGPLQPEAAALYERSGYYRIPRFHGEWEEVLAFQKDVAVNQAG, from the coding sequence ATGCCAACATTGACAGCAGCCGCGGAAAGCATTTACTCCCCCGATGCGGAACGGCTCATCTCGGAACTGAGCGCCGAGCTCGCCGCCCTTTATCAGGTCGAGGACGGATCGGCAGGCTTCAAGCCCGCCGACCTCGATCACCCTAAGGCGGCGCTTGTCGTCGCCCGCATCGGCGGCATTCCCGCCGGATGCGGGGCGCTGCGGCCGCTCGACGAGCATTCGGTAGAGGTCAAGCGGGTGTACACCCGTCCCGAATACCGCCGCCAAGGCGTGGCGCTCGCCATCATGGATGAGCTGGAGAGGCTCGCGGCCGAATTCGGCTACCGGAGCATCAAGCTGCAGACCGGTCCTCTGCAGCCGGAAGCGGCCGCCCTCTATGAACGCTCGGGCTACTACCGCATTCCCCGCTTCCATGGCGAATGGGAAGAAGTGCTCGCCTTCCAGAAGGATGTCGCCGTCAATCAGGCCGGATAA
- a CDS encoding ATP-binding cassette domain-containing protein has protein sequence MSFDGRPVLSELSLSVNPGEFVAVVGRSGCGKSTLLRLVAGLQQPTEGDISWEEPAVSGVEEYIRFLFQEARLLPWKSVLDNVRLAAGTDRETALDALRQVGLASRGQDWPSVLSGGQRQRVALARALASRPRLLLLDEPLGALDALTRIEMQSLIESLWAESGFTTILVTHDVSEAVALADRVLLIEEGRVALDISIELGRPRERDSGFAYYENLILGKVLGRKEERLPSAAQRKLSYSI, from the coding sequence ATGTCGTTCGACGGAAGGCCGGTGCTGTCGGAGCTGAGCCTGTCGGTGAATCCAGGCGAATTCGTAGCGGTCGTCGGGCGCAGCGGCTGCGGGAAAAGCACGCTGCTCCGGCTTGTCGCGGGGCTTCAGCAGCCGACGGAGGGAGACATATCCTGGGAGGAGCCTGCTGTCTCAGGCGTGGAAGAATACATCCGCTTCCTGTTCCAGGAAGCCCGGCTGCTTCCCTGGAAGTCCGTGCTCGACAATGTGAGGCTTGCCGCTGGCACCGACCGGGAAACGGCCTTGGACGCCCTTCGTCAGGTCGGCCTCGCTTCCCGCGGGCAGGACTGGCCCTCCGTCCTATCCGGCGGCCAGAGGCAGCGGGTCGCTCTCGCCCGCGCGCTGGCCAGCCGGCCCCGGCTGCTGCTGCTCGACGAGCCGCTCGGCGCGCTCGACGCCCTGACCCGGATCGAGATGCAGAGCCTGATCGAGTCGCTCTGGGCCGAATCGGGCTTCACGACGATTCTCGTCACTCATGACGTCAGCGAGGCTGTCGCCCTCGCCGACCGGGTGCTGCTGATCGAGGAAGGCCGAGTCGCCTTGGATATTTCCATCGAGCTCGGGCGGCCCCGGGAAAGAGACAGCGGGTTCGCCTATTATGAGAATCTGATTCTGGGCAAGGTGCTCGGCCGCAAGGAGGAGCGGCTTCCCTCTGCCGCGCAGCGCAAGCTGAGCTATTCCATCTGA
- a CDS encoding ABC transporter permease subunit gives MNRPASSRWRDSILPWTLPVLVLALWQISTSAGWIAERTLPQPLRVADTLGDTIRSGVLLHNLGISAMRAMLGFLIGSGIGFALGLMNGLSKIAEKATDSSIQMIRNIPLFALLPLFIIWFGIGEEIKLALVSLGVFFPVYLNTFHGIRSVDPGLVEMGRVYRMSRRSLYVHIVLPGALPSILVGIRYALGITWLVLIVAETVAADAGIGYMAMNAREFFQLDVIVLSIVIYALLGKLSDSLAKRLEKRFLKWNPTYVPR, from the coding sequence ATGAACCGTCCGGCCTCCTCGCGCTGGCGCGACAGCATTCTCCCCTGGACGCTTCCCGTCCTCGTCCTTGCCCTCTGGCAGATCTCCACGTCAGCGGGCTGGATTGCGGAGCGCACCCTCCCTCAGCCTCTGCGCGTAGCGGATACGCTAGGCGATACGATCCGCAGCGGCGTGCTTCTGCACAATCTCGGCATCAGCGCGATGCGGGCCATGCTCGGATTCCTCATCGGCAGCGGAATCGGCTTCGCCCTCGGGCTGATGAACGGCCTGTCCAAAATCGCGGAGAAGGCGACGGATTCCTCGATCCAGATGATCCGCAACATCCCGCTGTTCGCACTCCTCCCCTTGTTCATCATCTGGTTCGGCATCGGCGAGGAGATCAAGCTTGCTCTGGTATCGCTCGGCGTCTTTTTCCCGGTCTATCTCAATACGTTCCATGGCATCCGCTCGGTCGATCCCGGTCTGGTCGAGATGGGCAGGGTCTACCGGATGAGCAGGCGCTCCTTGTACGTTCATATCGTGCTGCCGGGAGCCCTGCCATCGATTCTCGTCGGCATCCGGTACGCCTTAGGCATCACCTGGCTTGTCCTCATCGTCGCGGAGACGGTCGCCGCGGATGCCGGCATCGGATACATGGCCATGAACGCGAGGGAATTTTTCCAGCTGGACGTCATTGTGCTCAGCATCGTCATCTACGCCCTGCTCGGCAAGCTGTCCGACAGCCTCGCCAAGCGGCTTGAAAAGCGGTTCCTGAAATGGAACCCGACCTATGTTCCCCGTTAA
- a CDS encoding ABC transporter substrate-binding protein, whose product MANRSNLTIKLLPVLLLSAALAGCAASGSGSAAGAGHPSTPGPAALSSTGSQIDLGHITLRVGQTGWASLEQGFKAAGVDDTPYKIEFSVFQGGNLQLEAIAADHLDVAQTSEIPPIFASQSAGGGNFKIIALSNSNTLNQEVVVPKGSALKQPADLKGKKVAFVKATTAHYFLLKILQEAGLTWSDIQPVELSTADGLSALLSGKVDALASYGNSIIAAHENGASTLASAKDILSGNFPIEATPAAIADPGKHAAIADFLNRLNRYQEWTRENKEKWAEITAAATHQDAATALKTLEEGEAQRPSKVLPVTPEAIASNQDVADALQTVGLLKAKVDVSSFFSDAFASEIK is encoded by the coding sequence ATGGCCAACCGGTCCAACCTGACCATCAAGCTTCTCCCTGTACTCCTGCTCTCGGCAGCCTTGGCAGGCTGCGCGGCTTCGGGCAGCGGCTCCGCCGCCGGCGCCGGCCATCCATCCACTCCCGGACCGGCGGCGCTGTCTTCAACCGGCTCGCAAATCGATCTGGGCCATATCACCCTGCGGGTGGGACAGACCGGCTGGGCAAGCCTGGAGCAAGGCTTCAAGGCCGCGGGCGTCGACGACACACCGTACAAGATCGAGTTCAGCGTGTTCCAGGGAGGCAACCTGCAGCTGGAAGCGATCGCGGCCGATCATCTCGATGTCGCCCAGACGAGCGAGATCCCGCCGATCTTCGCCTCCCAATCCGCCGGCGGCGGCAATTTCAAGATCATCGCCCTCAGCAATTCCAATACGCTGAACCAGGAGGTCGTCGTGCCCAAAGGCTCCGCGCTCAAGCAGCCCGCCGATCTCAAGGGAAAGAAAGTCGCATTCGTCAAAGCGACGACGGCTCATTACTTCCTGCTCAAGATTCTCCAGGAGGCCGGGCTGACGTGGAGCGACATCCAGCCGGTGGAGCTGTCCACCGCCGACGGGCTCAGCGCCCTGCTCAGCGGCAAGGTCGACGCGCTGGCAAGCTACGGGAACTCCATCATTGCGGCGCATGAGAATGGAGCGTCGACTCTCGCCAGCGCGAAGGATATCCTCTCCGGCAATTTCCCGATCGAAGCGACTCCGGCCGCGATTGCGGATCCAGGCAAGCATGCCGCGATCGCCGACTTCCTGAACCGCTTGAACCGCTATCAGGAATGGACGCGCGAGAACAAGGAGAAATGGGCGGAGATCACGGCCGCCGCCACCCATCAGGATGCGGCGACGGCGCTGAAGACGCTGGAGGAAGGCGAGGCCCAGCGTCCGTCCAAGGTGCTTCCGGTCACGCCGGAAGCGATCGCGTCCAATCAGGATGTGGCGGATGCGCTGCAGACCGTCGGCCTGTTGAAAGCCAAAGTGGATGTGAGCTCGTTCTTCAGCGATGCGTTCGCATCGGAAATCAAGTAA
- a CDS encoding iron-containing alcohol dehydrogenase family protein, with product MIAIKAPLLYRNESALLEQKGLLEDWEGRIAVIISGNTAWDLVSSQLASRLGEAHIPFSKLSFKGYCTQEKIGRYTLEAERLDPSFLIGIGGGSVLDLTKAVGDKLGLPVLAIPTVAATCAAWSALAVLYDDAGRSAGYLPLSRSPELVLADARVLAQAPRRYLASGIADTIVKWHEHGVNAPAGRQPGLDLQLSLHAARLALDLLTSHSARVYEAVDVLSPPVGEAFSQTIDAVIVLAGLAGSIHSGVRRAAFAHAIHDRLTWFPETQGTLHGEKVGFGLLSQLVLEGKADEAVPLAALFRRIGLPVTLEELGFKPSRLKAHQEIASGIQLPEEAEAALAFDASPVRIAQAIAGADAIGRTAAANLMTGS from the coding sequence ATGATCGCCATCAAAGCTCCCTTATTGTATCGAAACGAATCCGCCCTTCTGGAGCAGAAGGGCCTGCTGGAGGACTGGGAGGGACGGATCGCGGTCATTATTAGCGGAAACACCGCCTGGGATCTCGTATCCTCGCAGCTTGCCTCCCGTCTCGGAGAAGCCCATATCCCATTCTCCAAGCTGTCGTTCAAAGGCTACTGCACCCAGGAGAAGATCGGCCGTTACACCCTTGAGGCCGAGCGCCTCGATCCTTCCTTTCTGATCGGAATCGGCGGAGGCTCCGTCCTTGACCTGACGAAGGCCGTCGGAGACAAGCTCGGCCTTCCCGTGCTGGCGATCCCTACCGTTGCCGCGACCTGCGCAGCCTGGTCTGCCCTGGCCGTTCTATATGACGACGCCGGACGCTCCGCCGGCTACTTGCCTCTCTCGCGTTCTCCCGAGCTGGTGCTGGCCGATGCCCGCGTACTCGCTCAAGCCCCTCGCCGTTATCTCGCATCCGGCATCGCCGACACGATCGTGAAATGGCATGAGCATGGCGTGAATGCTCCGGCTGGCAGGCAGCCCGGCCTTGATCTTCAGCTGAGCCTTCACGCCGCCCGCCTGGCGCTGGATCTGCTGACCTCCCATTCGGCTCGGGTATATGAAGCCGTCGATGTCCTGTCCCCTCCGGTCGGCGAAGCCTTCAGCCAAACCATCGATGCCGTCATCGTGCTGGCGGGACTGGCAGGGAGCATCCACAGCGGCGTTCGCAGAGCGGCGTTCGCGCATGCCATCCATGACCGGCTGACGTGGTTCCCGGAGACGCAGGGCACGCTGCATGGAGAAAAGGTCGGCTTCGGCCTGCTGTCGCAGCTCGTTCTGGAGGGCAAAGCCGATGAAGCGGTGCCGCTTGCCGCGCTGTTCCGCCGGATCGGGCTTCCCGTCACGCTGGAGGAGCTCGGCTTCAAGCCTTCCCGGCTCAAGGCGCATCAGGAAATCGCCTCCGGCATCCAGCTTCCGGAAGAAGCCGAGGCAGCGCTCGCTTTCGACGCCTCTCCTGTCCGTATCGCCCAGGCGATAGCCGGAGCGGATGCCATCGGCAGAACGGCCGCAGCCAATCTCATGACCGGCTCGTAA